A stretch of the Jeotgalibacillus malaysiensis genome encodes the following:
- a CDS encoding valyl-tRNA synthase, protein MPRKEMASTYDPHLIQEGRYEWWVEKGYFKADATSEKEPYSILIPPPNVTGRLHLGHAWDTTIQDILTRMKRMQGYDVLWLPGSDHAGIATQTKVEGKLKEEGVSRYHLGREAFLKVTWKWAEEYKKQIREQWSKLGLGLDYSRERFTLDEGLSKAVRKVFVDLYEKGLIYRGEYIINWDTVAKTALSDIEVIHEEVKGALYHIRYPLSDGTGFIEVATTRPETLFGDKAIAVHPEDERYASFIGKQVTIPMTDYKIPVIADEYVEKEFGSGAVKITPAHDPNDFEVGMRHKLTPLIVMNEDGTMNQHAGQYKGLDRFECRKKLKEDLERDGLLVKVEEHLHSVGHSERNGSIVEPYLSKQWFVKMDSLAAKAVDAQQSENKVEFTPARFENTYLRWMENIRDWCISRQLWWGHQIPAWYHIETGEVYVGESAPSDKENWRQDEDVLDTWFSSALWAFSTLGFPDKTNPDYLRYYPNSVLVTGYDIIFFWVSRMIFQGLEFTEKTPFKNVVIHGLVRDEQGRKMSKSLGNGIDPMDIIAEYGADALRYTLSTGTSPGNDLKLSMDKVIASRNFANKVWNASRFAMPYIHDVKNPELDLHSIHHIQDKWILHRLNQTITSVTSLMEKYELGEAGKRINQFIWEDFCDWYVELSKITLFGENEEEKETTKQILLHVLKESLKLLHPFMPFITEEIWQSLPHVEESIVIAPWGSVDGRFEDAEAEEEMQRLVEVVTAVRNIRAEVNAPMSKKISLYLLAKNDGFKASFEKGREVVKSLAGANEVVVETSLDKPEDTMTAVVSGAELFIPMDSLVDYKDELKRLENEWEKMNKEVLFVENKLSNESFVSRAPQKIVDEHKKKLDDYTEKRTSLETRIQEIRQLLK, encoded by the coding sequence ATGCCGAGGAAAGAAATGGCATCAACCTATGACCCGCATTTAATCCAAGAAGGACGTTATGAATGGTGGGTAGAGAAAGGATACTTCAAAGCAGACGCTACCTCTGAAAAAGAGCCTTACTCCATTTTGATTCCCCCGCCCAATGTAACCGGTCGCTTACACTTAGGACATGCATGGGATACGACGATTCAAGACATTTTGACCCGTATGAAGCGAATGCAGGGCTATGATGTTCTTTGGTTGCCCGGGAGTGACCATGCTGGAATTGCGACACAGACGAAAGTTGAAGGTAAATTGAAAGAGGAGGGCGTCTCCCGTTATCATTTAGGCAGAGAAGCCTTTCTAAAAGTGACATGGAAATGGGCTGAAGAGTATAAAAAACAAATTCGTGAACAGTGGTCGAAGTTGGGATTGGGACTTGATTACTCAAGGGAACGGTTCACCCTGGATGAAGGACTTTCGAAAGCCGTTCGGAAAGTATTTGTTGACCTTTACGAAAAAGGGTTGATTTATCGTGGGGAGTACATCATCAACTGGGACACCGTTGCCAAGACCGCACTTTCTGACATTGAAGTCATCCATGAAGAAGTGAAGGGAGCTCTCTACCACATTCGTTATCCCCTTTCTGATGGAACTGGCTTCATTGAGGTCGCAACAACACGACCAGAAACGTTATTTGGGGACAAAGCGATTGCTGTCCATCCCGAAGATGAACGCTATGCCTCCTTTATCGGGAAGCAAGTGACGATTCCGATGACGGACTATAAAATCCCGGTCATTGCAGATGAATATGTAGAGAAAGAGTTTGGTTCAGGGGCAGTCAAAATCACACCAGCACACGACCCGAATGATTTTGAGGTTGGGATGCGTCATAAGCTTACGCCACTGATTGTCATGAATGAAGATGGAACGATGAACCAACACGCTGGTCAATATAAAGGGCTTGACCGATTTGAATGCCGTAAGAAGCTGAAAGAAGACTTGGAGCGGGATGGATTACTAGTAAAGGTCGAAGAGCACCTTCATTCTGTAGGGCATTCAGAACGAAATGGCAGTATCGTGGAACCATATCTCTCGAAGCAATGGTTTGTTAAAATGGATTCTCTTGCGGCGAAGGCGGTTGACGCTCAGCAGTCGGAGAATAAGGTTGAATTCACACCTGCTCGATTTGAGAACACGTATCTTCGTTGGATGGAAAACATTCGTGACTGGTGTATCAGTCGTCAATTATGGTGGGGACATCAGATTCCTGCCTGGTATCATATCGAAACAGGAGAGGTGTATGTAGGAGAATCTGCTCCATCCGACAAGGAGAACTGGAGACAGGATGAGGACGTTCTTGATACATGGTTCAGTTCCGCATTGTGGGCATTCTCTACGTTAGGTTTCCCTGATAAAACAAACCCTGATTATCTTCGTTATTACCCTAATAGCGTTCTTGTAACAGGGTACGATATCATCTTTTTCTGGGTTTCTCGAATGATTTTTCAGGGATTGGAATTTACGGAAAAAACACCGTTTAAAAACGTTGTCATTCATGGACTTGTACGGGATGAGCAGGGGAGGAAAATGAGTAAATCATTAGGGAATGGCATTGACCCAATGGATATCATTGCGGAATATGGGGCAGATGCTCTCCGATACACGCTATCTACCGGGACATCACCGGGGAATGACTTAAAGTTGAGCATGGACAAAGTGATTGCAAGCAGAAACTTTGCGAACAAGGTATGGAATGCTTCTCGCTTTGCGATGCCATACATTCATGACGTGAAAAACCCTGAATTAGACCTTCACAGCATTCATCACATCCAGGACAAATGGATTTTACACCGACTCAACCAAACCATCACATCCGTTACATCCTTGATGGAGAAGTATGAGCTAGGGGAAGCGGGGAAACGTATCAATCAGTTTATTTGGGAGGACTTTTGCGATTGGTATGTAGAACTGTCCAAAATTACGCTCTTCGGTGAAAACGAAGAAGAAAAAGAGACCACAAAGCAAATTTTACTTCATGTATTGAAGGAATCGCTGAAGCTATTGCATCCATTTATGCCATTTATTACAGAGGAGATATGGCAGAGTCTCCCGCACGTTGAAGAATCCATTGTCATCGCTCCATGGGGTTCTGTGGATGGACGCTTTGAGGATGCAGAAGCGGAAGAAGAGATGCAACGTCTCGTGGAAGTGGTTACAGCAGTACGTAACATCCGGGCAGAAGTAAATGCTCCGATGAGCAAGAAAATATCCCTGTATCTACTTGCGAAGAATGACGGTTTCAAAGCATCCTTTGAAAAGGGAAGGGAAGTTGTCAAATCTTTAGCAGGAGCTAATGAGGTTGTGGTAGAAACTTCATTGGATAAACCAGAAGATACGATGACTGCGGTTGTCAGCGGGGCTGAGCTCTTTATCCCGATGGATTCACTGGTTGACTATAAAGATGAGTTGAAACGACTGGAGAATGAGTGGGAAAAGATGAACAAGGAAGTCCTATTCGTGGAAAACAAACTTTCGAATGAATCCTTTGTGTCCCGTGCACCTCAAAAAATAGTCGATGAGCATAAAAAGAAGCTGGATGACTACACGGAAAAACGAACGTCTTTAGAAACGAGAATCCAGGAAATCCGCCAGCTTTTAAAATAA